The window GACCGAGATCGTGCAGCTGCGGGGTCTCGGCGATCCGCTCGACATGCGCGAGGTGGAAGAGGTCTACCTGCCGCTGAGCCGTCTGCTCAACCTCTACGTGGGCGGCGCCAAGCAGCTGCACCGGGTGACGAGCGACTTCCTCGGGGAGCGCGCGGCGAGCACGCCGTTCGTGATCGGCGTCGCCGGATCCGTCGCCGTGGGCAAGTCGACCATCGCGCGCCTCCTCCGTGAGCTGCTGTCGCGCTGGGACGACACCCCCCGCGTCGAGCTCGTCACCACGGACGGCTTCCTGCTCCCCAACGTCGAGCTCGAGCGGCGCGGCCTCATGGAGCGCAAGGGCTTCCCCGAGTCGTACGACCGTAAGGCGCTGCTGCGCTTCGTCACCGCCATCAAGAGCGGCGCCCCCGAGGTTCGCGCCCCGTTCTACTCCCATCTCAGCTACGACATCGTGCCGGACGCGGAGATCGTGGTCCGCCGTCCCGACGTGCTGATCGTCGAGGGCCTCAACGTGCTGCAGCCCGCGGGCGGCGGCAACCGGCTGGCCGTGAGCGACCTGTTCGACTTCAGCGTCTACGTGGATGCGCGCACCCGCGACATCGCCCGCTGGTATGAGGAGCGGTTCCTCAAGCTGCAGCGAGGCGCCTTCGCCAACCCGAAGTCGTACTTCCACCGCTACGCGTCGCTCACCGAGGAGCAGGCGCGGGCCCGGGCCGCCGCGATCTGGTCGAGCATCAACGAGCCGAACCTCGTGCAGAACATCCGGCCGACCCGCTCGCGCGCCAAGCTGGTGCTGCGCAAGGACGAGGACCACGCCGTCAGCTCGGTCCTGCTCCGCAAGCTGTAGGGCATTCAGACCTCACGTCCAGATGCGGGAGGCCGTCAAGCTCTGGCCCGGGATGCACACATCCCGTAGGCATGAGGCATGCCAACTCCACGCTCCCGCGCCGCCGAGGTGTTCGGCCGTCGCGTGCGCGAGGCGCGCATCGCCCTCGGCATGAGCCAGGAGGACATCGCCGGGCTGGCCGACATGCACGTCACCAATTACGGCCGCGTTGAGCGCGGCGAGGCGAACTCCGAGCTGCACA is drawn from Leifsonia shinshuensis and contains these coding sequences:
- the coaA gene encoding type I pantothenate kinase — protein: MLPNGDSSTPFVELSRSDWAELAQNTRLPLLETEIVQLRGLGDPLDMREVEEVYLPLSRLLNLYVGGAKQLHRVTSDFLGERAASTPFVIGVAGSVAVGKSTIARLLRELLSRWDDTPRVELVTTDGFLLPNVELERRGLMERKGFPESYDRKALLRFVTAIKSGAPEVRAPFYSHLSYDIVPDAEIVVRRPDVLIVEGLNVLQPAGGGNRLAVSDLFDFSVYVDARTRDIARWYEERFLKLQRGAFANPKSYFHRYASLTEEQARARAAAIWSSINEPNLVQNIRPTRSRAKLVLRKDEDHAVSSVLLRKL
- a CDS encoding helix-turn-helix transcriptional regulator; the protein is MPTPRSRAAEVFGRRVREARIALGMSQEDIAGLADMHVTNYGRVERGEANSELHTIVRLATALNVDPAELMSGLYGADMLPDRSRAYSVADFIAARRAQESR